A stretch of the Lolium perenne isolate Kyuss_39 chromosome 3, Kyuss_2.0, whole genome shotgun sequence genome encodes the following:
- the LOC127339484 gene encoding uncharacterized protein, producing MNGEGGCPAEALHDWTHLRLQDFKSIGEYNHEVHKISSKLRFCGKEPTNAEKIEKTLSTMLPSDRILQQQYRARDYQVYSDLIHILLQAEKHDELLAKNGSQRSVGSQPLPKVHMNVVNERKFDGGFKGKPSNFNGKRKRNRNRKPRNLDRGKGTAKFKFEKSKFCDKCGCYTHTTDKCKTPKHLAILYQQSHGRNAPRGKRFEANFNLHPDGTDGAGCSQDVPSGPSNAVTLLPSQDPTGTEDMMVEYASTDVFGDFD from the coding sequence ATGAACGGCGAAGGCGGTTGTCCCGCTGAAGCACTCCATGATTGGACTCACCTCCGTCTTCAGGACTTCAAGTCCATCGGAGAGTACAATCACGAGGTTCATAAGATCAGTTCCAAGCTGCGCTTTTGCGGGAAGGAACCTACTAATGCGGAGAAGATAGAGAAAACTCTGTCGACTATGCTCCCATCTGACAGAATCCTCCAGCAGCAGTATCGTGCTCGCGACTACCAAGTCTATTCCGATCTTATTCATATCTTACTTCAGGCTGAAAAGCATGATGAGCTACTCGCTAAGAATGGCTCTCAGCGTTCGGTTGGTTCTCAACCTCTACCTAAAGTTCATATGAATGTCGTGAACGAACGAAAGTTTGATGGTGGTTTCAAAGGAAAGCCCTCGAACTTCAATGGTAAGCGAAAGCGCAACCGGAACAGGAAGCCCAGAAACTTAGACCGTGGGAAAGGCACCGCAAAGTTCAAGTTTGAAAAATCTAAGTTTTGTGACAAGTGTGGATGCTACACGCACACCACTGACAAGTGCAAGACCCCAAAGCATCTGGCCATTCTGTACCAGCAATCCCATGGACGCAACGCACCTCGAGGGAAAAGGTTTGAAGCCAACTTCAACcttcatccagatggcaccgatgGAGCTGGCTGTTCGCAAGACGTTCCCTCGGGACCGAGCAACGCCGTTACTCTCCTTCCGTCACAGGACCCTACAGGAACGGAGGACATGATGGTTGAGTACGCCTCAACCGACGTGTTTGGAGACTTCGACTAG